ttccgagttgaacttcgtggtaatgtaTTCTCTCGTTAGCTAGTACGTCATCTACATTGGCATGTGATCGCTCAAATTTTCTATAATATGTTTGTCGCTGCGGTCTGAGATCCAAAAATCAGCTGAGGAGTGCGAGGTTGTTTGGGATCAGAGCCATACAGATGAGAAGCCTATCGGACCGATGcggcatttcattaaggtatggtCACCAACATTCAATGTGAGCTACTGTGTTCGGGTGCCTTTGTAACCATGACTTCCacgacgcagaacactgcacgaaagatgcggcggttagccaacttgctaggttgccgcgacACCGAAATTGCGGCTACATCCTCTTCTGAAGAAGCGGAGGTTTGGACTATTTTGTTACCACTCAAACATGTGCTTACTAGTTTCAActttttgtaatctcatgtgtttgtgaagattcctgacgacGACACCATCCTGAGTCAAGGCATTGCGAGTCAACGCAAGAAGCAAGCCACACGATGCCTACcggttgaagccaaggggcaacgCTCCAAAACGATACACTCCGGacgattatgtcaaccgaggaaagaaggttgtcattgaggaggatgagacgccgccgcggagatcaactttgaggaagatgaggaacgacgagccgttatcttcagaggaggaggagcaggagcagcaggagcagcaggagcaggagcaacaGCCACGACAGCGGCCGAAAAGGttggccgtccggaagcagcccgcgaggaGGGGACGTCGCGGAGGATAGATGCATTTGCTagtgttgtgaactctatcttctTAAGTATCGtgttgtgaaccctatgtcatttcgaaccatgtctCTATTGCTACGTGTTGTTTGAATCTATGTGCTAAGATGTGATCTTATGATGCGTGCTATGTGTATGTTCAATGTGTATGAAATTGCTATTGTTGTGTTGAAAACTGTTTAATTAAGgcaagagttttcatgtttttaacacaagtcaacgtGTGGCGCCTCTCAGGCCGGCGCCACACATCACAGTGTGGCGCctatggcatcggcgccacacgatGCAACTTATATGTCCACAACATCCAGGGGCTTCGGCAGTttcgtccttagccgttttggcgaaatttgtttgtgtggcgccggtgacattggcgccacacctcactgtgtggcgcccgtggcatcggcgccacacaaacagcctcgccaaaacggctaagttccAGATGCTTTGTCTTACaatatgttttgggcaattacaagtgcatgtgtggcgccgatgggagcggcgccacacgggctgccacgtcggatcagctcaccagctcagcgtcgacgggccgCGTCGGATGGGTGTGTGACGCCGGCAAGACGGGcggcacatgggcatgtgtggcgcccatgagagAGCCGCCACACAAAAGGATTAGATGAGTGCAATAGTTtctcagtctgtgctatagtttgacaaaaatgttatttttgtgtaaatcgccgagAGCGGCCGGGGGAAAGAGTAGAATAGATCCGCACAGAGCCGGCGGCCCTTTTTGACTTTTGTTCGGACAGGAAAGAATAGAGAGGGAGCAAAAAGTAGGGTCACTCCAATCCAAGTAGGGAGTGCGTGGGCCCCGCAGTACCAGGCTACCTAGGCGCCTACTCTGCCAGTGCTCTGCTGGCGCAGCGCATGCTTCTTCCAGCAAAGCCAACGGCAGAGCGAACCAAGCTGGTCGCCTCACGCACTCTCCTTCCTTTCCCTCGCTCTCTCTACAAATCCCTCGCCctccttctccctctctcccagTCCCACTACAGATTTTCTCTCCCGTCATTTCCGTCGCCCCCACGCGCACCGCAGCTCGAGCTCGATCCATCCGCATGGCCGACGAGACGAAGCAGGAGACTGCCgccgcggcggcggccgcggAGGTGGTCGTgacggaggcggagaagaaggtggaggtggagcagaAGGCCGTGGAGGTTGAGGTGAAGgccgtggaggtggaggagaaggtTGACGAGGctgcgacgacggcggcggcggtggcggaggaggaggaggagaagaagatggaggaggcggaGGCCGAGGCCGCGGCCGCGGCGGACGACGCGGCGGTGATCGAGGGCAGCACCGCCTCCTTCAAGGAGGAgagcaacctcgtctccgacctcGCCGACCCCGAGCAGAAGGCGCTCGCCCAGCTCAAGGAACTCGTCGCCGCCGCGCTCGCCGCCGGGGAGTTCGACctgcccccgccgccgcctccaccggcGGCTCCGGCGGCCGACGAGGCCAAGGCGGAGGAGACTGCGAAGGCCGATGCGGCGGTCGAGAAGACCGAGGTGGCGGCCGAGAGCGAGCCCAAGGCTGACGCCCCCGCACCCGAGGAGCCCAAGACAGACGCCCCGGCCCAGGAGGAGCCCAAGGTCGAGGAGCCTGCCAAGGAGGAGCCCAAGGCCGAGGTGCCGGCCgtggctgccgccgccgccgaggagcCCAAGGCTGACGCGCCGGCCGAGGAGGCCAAGCCGGCGGACCCGGAGCCAGAGGAGAAGACCGTCGTGGTCACCGCGGAAGAGACCATCGTCCCCACCGCGGAAGAGACCGTCGTCCCCGCCGCCTCTGCCGAGCCCGTCGTCCCCACCGCAGAAGAGACCGTCGTTCCCGCAACCTCTGCCGAGCCCGCCGCGCCAGCCGCGGCCGAGCCCAAGCCGGAGGAGCTGATCTGGGGCGTGCCGCTGGCGGGCGGCGACGAGCGCACGGACACGGTGCTCCTCAAGTTCCTCCGCGCGCGCGAGTTCAAGGTGAAGGAGGCCATGGCGATGCTCAAGGCGGCGGTCCTCTGGCGCAAGAGCTTCGGCATCGACGCGCTGCTCGGCGCCGACCTGGGCGTGCCTGAGCTGGAGAGCGTGGTCTTCTACCGCGGCGCCGACCGCGAGGGCCACCCGGTCTGCTACAACGTGTACAGCGAGTTCcaggacaaggagctctacgagaAGGCCTTCGGGGACGACGACAAGCGGGAGCGGTTCCTCAGGTGGCGCATCCAGCTCCTCGAGCGCGGCATCCGGGAGCAGCTCGACTTCTCCTCCAGCGGCGTCTGCTCCATGGTCCAGGTCACCGATCTCAAGAACTCGCCGCCCATGCTCGGCAAGCACCGCGCCGTCACACGCCAGGCGCTCTCGCTGCTCCAGGACAACTACCCTGAATTCATCGCAAAGAAGGTACACTTCTGCCTTCCTTTGTCATGTCGTTTCTTAATTCGTAATCCGAAATTCGCTATCAAAAGCAACAAGAGGATTGGACGTTTCTACGATTTTAGGCCAAATTCTGTTCGTGTAGTGGATTCAACTGTTGAATTCATCTGATGTAGTGTATGCTGTGATTCTTATCTTTGACTGTTGTGTCCTTGGAGGGCAGTTGACTAGTGTCTTTCTTATTATAGCACTTGCTCTGAGTAATTTAGATTGATATGGTGGTGCAATTAAGCTGGGATAGATTTCACTTCTAGAGTTAGTTATGTTACACTTCGAGAGTTGTAGTTTTCCCTCTCTTTCTTGTTTTTGTTATGTTACACTTGCTATTGAAAATGGTATAGAAACATGGCGATGCAAATAGGCTGGGATAGTGGCGTCATTTCACTTCGAGAGCTGTAGTTTTCCCTCTCTTTCTTATTTGAGTTGTGTACTTATGTTACTTGCTATTGAAAATTGTATGTGCATGTTCAGAGACTGAGGTGGCTTTGATATATGATGAATTGCATGAGCTGAATTGGGATTAATTTTCTTTGGATCATCGACCATATGCAGGTCTTCATCAATGTGCCATGGTGGTATCTTGCAGCAAACAAAATGATGAGTCCGTTCCTCACACAGCGCACCAAGAGCAAGTTCACGGTTTGCAGCCCAGCCAAGACCGCAGAGACTCTTTTCAGGTTTGCGCGCGATGGTCTCTAGAAGTCTTATTATTCTTGTTTTGCAGCAATACATTCTGTTGGTATACTTTCTTACCATGGCAATACTCCATTCTTACCTGTTTTTGCCTTCACTAATGTGATGCAGATACATTGCGCCGGAGCAGGTCCCTGTCCAGTTTGGTGGCCTCTTCAAAGAGGATGATACTGAATTCTCAACATCTGATGCTGTCACTGAGCTCACCGTCAAACCTTCTTCCAAGGAAACTATTGAGATTCCTGCTACTGAGGTTGATCCCTGTTCTCTTAAATTCAGATTTACATTTCAGTGGTAGAACAGAAACTCACAGTTGCTTTTATAATGTGCTGTCATTGTAGAACTCGACTGTTGTGTGGGAGCTCCGTGTGCTTGGGTGGGAGGTCAGCTACGGCGTGGAGTTCACCCCCGACGCAGAGGGTGGCTACACGGTCATCGTGCAGAAGACGAGGAAGGTGCCCGCCAACGAGGAACCAATCATGAAGGGTAGCTTCAAGGCTGGTGAGCCTGGCAAGGTGGTGCTCACCGTCAACAACCCAACGtccaagaagaagaagctgctgTGCCGattcaaggtcaagagctccacCGAATCCACCTAAAGGTTCCAGCTGGAATGACCCTACCGATTATCACCAACCAGGTCCATACCCACCACCATTTGAACATGTTGCAGGATAGAAGAAGAGAGCAATAAGATTCTAGATGGCCGCTTTGTGTTTTGGTTCTTTaatttgttggcttgctgttttTTGGGGATCAGACTTGGTTTGCGTTGAAGGTGGGGAAAATATGAGATAGTGATGGTTCCTGAGATCAGGGGGGAGGAAATTGTGTGCTAGGAAAGACCCAAGAAGTGTTGCTGATCTGTAAAAAATCTGTCTGTACATGGTTATCCATATGGATTCTCTATCGTCGACATGTTAATTGTTAGAAAATATTCATGTTTTGTGGGTCACCCGGCCACCCCATGTTACTCTGCATGTTCTTCTGCTCCTTCCGCCTTGTCGTTGTTCTTGCCTGTTGAATATTGCTTTGCATCTGGCAATGATCTCGGTCAAATTAAGTGCATGACATGGACGTCAGGATCATCTCTTTGCTAGTACCATCTGCCAAGGCAGGCAAGGCCATCTGAATTCTGATCAGTCTTGTTTGGAAGCCACGAGTTTTTGTCTGAAACACTGTTACTCTTGTGTACTGAACTGAAAAATTAGGCGAAAAAGAGAATGTTTCACATCCATTCGGTTGAGAAGCATCCTGACAGTGGCAAAACAAACAAAGTGTGCAGGCCGAACCAAAAGCAGGCATCTTTCAAGCGCTTATATGCTGGTAATGATGAGCATCAGCCATGCTTGGGTGGGTGGTACAGTTAAGCAGAAAGCAAAAGACCCAAGCAAGAAAGCGAGCAAGCTGTGTAGACAGAGAATGTGTGTGCCTGTGCTGTGCAAGAACTTCCCCTTTGACTACACAACCAGGCAGGCCCGCCAGAAGCATTATGCATGTCCAGCTTGGCCCTGATTGTCTCTGCGTGCCCTCTGATTATTGGGTAATAGAGGAGGCATCAGCCATCTTTCCAGGGACAAGATGTGTGCTGCATCCAATGGCCTGGAGGGCAGTGGGAAGGGGAGGCCCTGCCTGGGTTTTCATGGTCAGGGAGAAAACATCATGATTGATGGCATGGACAGGCGGCAGTGTCAATTGTTTACGCCATTCTCTTATTAGGCGTTGAGGAGGCTCTGGTCAGAATATTTGCCATCAGGGTTCCATTACACTTATGTAGCAGCAGCATCACCATGATTGTGAATTTGAAACAAGAAGAGCATGCAGCCTGTGGGAAGCATGGTGGGCACAGGTCATGGTCATGGAGATAGAGCTCTCTGTTCAGGGGGCCACTCTCATCTCATGCTCACCATCTTGTAATTGAACCAGATGGAGATACGCTCATATGCACTGTTGTGCATGGATGGATCATGGATGAGCCAGCCAGAGAACTGTAACCTGAACATCCATCGGTGTCGTATCTTCTAGGAGTAGCTCGGGACCAAGCAAAGCGAAATCCATACCGATCCAGTTCACGTTATACAGCTTGCTGCACATTGTGCCGGCCAATTCAGCATTCGGCGAGAAAATTGCATATTGCTACCACAATTGTGGCTAGGGCTTCTTTTCAGGTCAACTGCAAAAAACTACTCCGTACCACTTTTGTGTTTAATGGTTACAAAAAACTACCAGTTCTGTGTAACAATCGGTTTGGCCCATTTGATCAAGTTTTTGACAGTTTTTGACAGAGATGGCCCACCATGTCATTCAGATAGAAAACTTGATCAAATGGTGGGccatctttatcagaaacatgatTAAATTGGACCAAACCGAATGTTACACACAATTGGTAGTTTTCTAAAGCAATTATACGCAAAAGTGGTAGTTTTTTGCAACTGACCGGAAAAGTGGTAGTTTTTTGAAGCCCTAGCCTCAATTGTGATAGCAATATGCAATTATCTCCCGCATTCGGCAGCTAACTGTGTGTGACCGAGCTGGAGAAGAACCATGAATGAGCGGTGAATCCGTCAGGTACATTTCAGGCACACCGTGGCGCGATGCTTCGCCGTCGTACGTCCTCTGGATCAGGCGAGGAGTTAAGGGGAAGGGACAATTAGTAGAAGAGAACCGTGTTGTCTCTGTCGATCCATTTATATGGTCGAGGAGATGTGTGTTTGGAATGGATCGATCGCGATGATAAGAGTTTAAGGCGTTGGCGCCGGGGCCggcgggtggtggcggtggttgcCTGGTTCGTGCATGAGAAATCGGCACGTTTCTGtggtcctttttttttttttttttttttttattttttttgagacCCTCAATCATTACTGCAAGATTCGAACTTACGCACTAACTCAACAccacactcacaccacacacacacacgcacaccactagtGCACAAGTTAGACCCTAGAACTATACACAAGACACATAATTTGGGTGTCCCAGGAAATGATGGCGCAGACATGTGTGGAGTGATTTTATTGTCACAAACAGTGTCTCGAGACATCCCAAAATTCGTCCCAGCAGGGATCGAACCCAGGACGGGTAGCTAGGCCACCGCCTTTCGCTACCACCGCGCTAGCAGCGCGTTCTCATTTCTGTGGTCCTCTTTCCTACCGATCCATGGATTCTCCCAACTCCTAGTCCCGGGCAGGTGTAACGTGTGTTTGCCTTGCCTGGGTGGGGCAAAGCCGGCTGGCAAGCCATGCAAATTCCTACTCCAACGTACACGGATTGTCATGCATGTGGCTGAGCTTGGTTTGAAGTCAGGCGTCTTGATCCTGCGCTTAAAGAGCAATTCGCACATTTCTGAAAAATGTTTAATAGTAGCAATTAGAGCAACCCCTTGCAGATTTCTGCGACATTGTTTCCTTGCAAAAGGTCGGTTATATTATTTCAGGTGCTGAGAAACCGGTGGTTTGACTTTGACACATTCCGTTTAATTTTTatacctgttcaaaaaaaaattatacatAGGCACTGACAAACAGAGCCCGCTCGTCGGTGTCTTGCTATCACCTCTCATTTTTTCCCAGAAACCGGCAGCCTATATTCAATAAAATTCTAACTTCTTCCGTATACATGTCTCCTCTCGTTGTCGACGCAACATACCAACCCCGCGCGCTTTGCTTCGCGCACCACAGCACCAACCTCTCTCCCCGTGCCCAAGGCCGAGTGCGTAGCAATGCAGTCACCCGCCGAGACGTCGCGGTCAATGTGCATGCCTGCGATGAGCGGAAGACCTCCGATAATTGTTGTAAACACAACGGATATTTTTGCAAGAGGTCTCAAGATTGATGGAAATTCTTGGAAGGCAATCCACATAACTTTTCAAGGTTTTAGTTGTTTTAACCATAGAGCTTCCGTAGAGAATTTCTCTTGTAGTTTCTTCATTGTTCATTTCCGGTCGACAATGCCACTTTGAGCGAATGATGATCTCGAGCTGTTCTTGCTCATTCAAATTCTACGCCGTAGAGGTGCATCGAGAATTTGAATACGGGAGGAGGTAAACCGCAGGCCGTACAATGCATGCAAGAAAAGGAAGAGTTGAAGTGCTCGTGCCACCGAACTTTATCCATTACCAAGATGCGGCTGCTAGAAAGTCACATAACCGTACCACGAATTTCTTATAAAGCTGGTAATCACCGGAAACTATAAATGTAGCTCGGGCTACATGTAGATCATTTTTTAAAAATGATCTTATAAAGGCCCAAAAAAATCTGAAAGAAAATTCTAGATGTTGATCATGATGTATTATAGCGAATTGCAAAATCTCTCAAAACAACTTGTATTTTGGGACACATAAACATGACAAAATCTGATAATTCTTTTGGAGGTTTCAAAGTTTGCATTGTTCACTATTAATTTCAGATTTccacttttgtttttttttgcacTGCCTAGAACATTAGGTATTTCGAGTTGAAATTTTGTATATCTATAGAATACGCCCTCCGTTTTATATTAGTTATCGcagatttggatgtatctatacacaaaATGTCTCTAgatatttttttcataattttattAAAACTTTAAAataattttcaaaattttcaaaataaagagctacatgtagctcgctaCAAAATGCCGCACTCTGGTAATCACCAGTCAACAATTGTACCTAACAAATCACATAGTTGAAGATAATGATTATGTTGCTTCTCATGTGCCTCTAGTTTCCTCAGTATTTGGTCATGATGACAGTGACATTAGTAGATTCCTAGTACAGTAGTGGTTATGACTTTGGAATCACGCCCAGCCTATTCGTGTGGAAATTCTTTACTGTAGCTTTATCTCCTTTTGTCAGCCATTgataaaaagagagaaaagaaagaagGAAGTGACACGGTGAGGAAAGAGGACGAAAAGGAAACTAATCAGAATGATTGGCAATGCGAAAGACGGAAAATGTAAATAAAGGGTGATGTTTTGGGAAACCGGAAAAGCCACTGGTTGCCTTTGTTTTTTCCAAACGGCCGTTGCATAGTGACAGAGGACAGTCATCAAATTCCCTGTAGGTATGTGTATCAAACAGGAAAAATGAACTCCGTGTGATTCTAGCTTAGGTTCAGTGAAAAGCAGAAGCTGCCTTTTCGCCAAGAAAAAGTACATGCTAGAAGAATATTGCAATGGATTTCGTTTGTAGCGAAATCTTGGAGCATGCATACAGCATACTGAATAGCATGCAAGGTTCCCTAGAAAAACAGGCAGGGAACTGCATGGCCGCATGGGACATTATGCTGGTATCTGTTTGTACTGGGAAAGAACAAATGGTTGGGCCTTGGGCCTAGAAATTCAACGACAGGGTAGCAAATAAAGCCTTTGGCTATGGGAGTGTTATCCTTGAAGTTGCGAAAACTCTAGAAAAAGGCCGACTTCTGGGAAGGGAAGAGACTCGCTCCGCGCGCGACACGTGTTTGAACGTGGGACGCGGAATTTGCCGGTGGACTGCCTCCGCGTTTGACACGTGTTGCTTTCTGGTGATTTTGCGAACCGTCCACTTCTCGTAACGGGTCCGCTTCGCACTTATCGGGTTTACGGAGACCCGTTTCGCGTGTGGCTTTATCTCCGTTTTTTCCCTTATTCTTCTTACGTAAATGCAGGAGGTTCGTGGGTTCTGGTTCTTTCGGCTCGTCGTCTCGTCGGCGGCGCTGCTATTTTCCCTTCTCCTCCGTTGCTGTCGAGAACCTCTCGTAACTCATCGTCGGCGGACGTTTTTCCTGCTCCAGAGGTAAGCGCCGTCGCGTTTTTCTGGCTGCTTAGGGTTTCTAAGATCTTGGTTTTTTCCTTTGATTCGATTAGATCGAATAAGTTTTTTCCCTTTGTTTTTCCGGGCAGTGAGTTTTCTGGGGAATTAATGGGAGGGAGGTAGCACTTTCAAATGGAAAATATGCGGAAGGCGGATGCAGATGCGTTTTCCCTCAGTAAAGTCGTGCTTTTTTCATCGATTTCTTCCGCTGCTTCTTGGTTACACACCTTCTGAGGAACATTAGTTAGGGTTTCCCTTTGTCGTAGTAGCCGCATAATTCCACAATTCCTGATGACATGCATGTTATTATTTAGGGTTTCTTGGTCTTTTTTCTTGTCGATTTACCCGCCCTGGAGGAGCCGCTGAGTTTCCCGTGTCGTGTTGACATGCAGATGCGACGACTCTGGTGGTTCTTGTGGTTTCTATCTGTGTATTCTGTTGTATTGTTTGGTCTAGTTTTATCACATATCGTACCTGAACTAGTTCTAGGGTTTGTCCAGTGCTTGTTCATAAGATGGTTTTGTACTTCTGTGTGTACAGCCATTTCTGTCGGGTACTTGCTGTCCTTTGTGTATGGTACTTGTTCGTGTTTGTCCTTGGTACTCGTGTGACAATTTGTTctgtacttgtgcacctatatcttTTGTACTTGTGCACCTGTATCTCTTGTAGTTGTGCACCTATaactcttgtacttgtgcacctatatctcttgtacttgtgcacctgTATCTCTTGTAGTTGTGCACCTATaactcttgtacttgtgcacctatatctcttgtacttgtgcacctgTATCTCTTGGAGttgtgcacctatatctcttgtacttgtgcacctatatctcttgtacttgtgcacctatataacttgtacttgtgcacctatatctcttgtacttgttcTCCTATATaacttgtacttgtgcacctatatctcttgaacttgtgcacctatatAACTTGTACTTGTACTTGAGCACCGACTTGTATTGTAATTGTGCACTGATAAATTCATATTGGTCGGCGCCGTGTAGTATAGACTTCTACAATTTGTTTCTTTTC
This Lolium perenne isolate Kyuss_39 chromosome 1, Kyuss_2.0, whole genome shotgun sequence DNA region includes the following protein-coding sequences:
- the LOC127324148 gene encoding patellin-3, coding for MADETKQETAAAAAAAEVVVTEAEKKVEVEQKAVEVEVKAVEVEEKVDEAATTAAAVAEEEEEKKMEEAEAEAAAAADDAAVIEGSTASFKEESNLVSDLADPEQKALAQLKELVAAALAAGEFDLPPPPPPPAAPAADEAKAEETAKADAAVEKTEVAAESEPKADAPAPEEPKTDAPAQEEPKVEEPAKEEPKAEVPAVAAAAAEEPKADAPAEEAKPADPEPEEKTVVVTAEETIVPTAEETVVPAASAEPVVPTAEETVVPATSAEPAAPAAAEPKPEELIWGVPLAGGDERTDTVLLKFLRAREFKVKEAMAMLKAAVLWRKSFGIDALLGADLGVPELESVVFYRGADREGHPVCYNVYSEFQDKELYEKAFGDDDKRERFLRWRIQLLERGIREQLDFSSSGVCSMVQVTDLKNSPPMLGKHRAVTRQALSLLQDNYPEFIAKKVFINVPWWYLAANKMMSPFLTQRTKSKFTVCSPAKTAETLFRYIAPEQVPVQFGGLFKEDDTEFSTSDAVTELTVKPSSKETIEIPATENSTVVWELRVLGWEVSYGVEFTPDAEGGYTVIVQKTRKVPANEEPIMKGSFKAGEPGKVVLTVNNPTSKKKKLLCRFKVKSSTEST